TTCGCTCTCTATCTTGTCGACCACGCTTAGTTTCGAAAATCCTCCTCTGAATCGAAGCATTCTGCCTTCACCTCCTATACTATACGAACCTTAACGAGCTCTTCCACCCTAGGCCCATATTTCATCATACACATCCTTCGGTACCTATGGTAGGCCTTCTCTATCCCCACTCCATAGATCCACTTGAGGTTCTTCCAAACCTCCCAGTAGTCCGTTATCCCCAGCATCAGCATGAATTCTAGAATCCTAGCGCGCATCTGCAACTCCTCGTATATTCGTCTGATTTCATAGCCTGAAAGACCACGCATGATGGCGATCTTACTATCCAGCAAATAGCTTGTACCGAGTCCTCGAAATATGAAGTCGTCTTGGGAAGGGTTCCACGAGAAGACTTCTACAAAGTTGAACTGTTTATCTGCGGGTTCATAACCGAGAATCTCGTTAATCGAGATAACGCGTCTCTTATATTTACCTGTCTCAGGGTCGTGTACGGCGCTCTGGAATACCGCGGCGTTAAGATAGTCCACATGCGTCTTAGGGATGTTAATCGGGTAGTTTGTAAGCCTCTGGATCAGCTTGGCTACTGACGCTGCGTGGAAGGTCGCCAGTACAGGATGGCCCGTCTGCATGGCTTGGAAGGCTATGTTACCTTCGACTCCTCTGATTTCGCCTACTATAATATACGTCGGTCTTTGCCTAAGAGCGGCTTTAAGTAGCTGAAACATCGATACCGCTCCCCGTTCCTCACTGGCGGCATTACTCGTCTCTCTAACAACCTCTCTTATCCAGTTCTGATGGGGCACGTGAACCTCAGGTACCTCTTCAATAGAAACTATCTTAGCAGATGGAGGTATGAAAGCAGTTATAGCCGAAAGGGTAGTCGTCTTCCCGCTAGCGGTTTCTCCGCAAATCCAAACAGACATTTTTTCGCTGAGCAGGATCCAGAGATAAGCCGCCACCAGGGAGCTCATCGTTCCAAACTTTATCAGCTCTATGATGCTAAGAGGACGGTATGAGAACTTCCTAATAGTAAAGTTGCTTCCCCTACGGCTGATATCCTCCCCGAATACTATGTTTAGACGTGAACCATCTGGTAGCGTCGCATCGACTATAGGATTCTGGTGTGAAACAGGTTTTCCGACGAATTCACTCAGTCTTATGACGAACCTGTCGACTTCATCCATGTCGTTAAACCTTACAGTGCTTTCGACGGTTCCGAATATCTTGTGGCTTATGAATATGGGGCCGATTCCGCTACAGTGTATATCTTCTATATAGGTATCTCTGATCATAGGCTCAAGTAGGCTCAATCCCACTTTTTCGCAGTAAACCTCGTACTTGAGCCTAGCGTAGGTCTGCTCGTCGAAGGTTATGGTCTCTGAACCGACCTTAAGAGTCCGGTTACTACCTAAGATCTTGTCCAGTAGCTTATACAGTATCGCGGTTCTCTCCTCGCTGGACTCT
This region of Candidatus Bathyarchaeota archaeon genomic DNA includes:
- a CDS encoding type II/IV secretion system ATPase subunit is translated as MEEANLDELAFLLKGFNENWRIRFSKNPHLLNYVTELLGKALFNPPTLAESLSMDMAKLKEPNLIYPVGDPVYIHIYTDSKSKSLIYHPIEPRLQEKRDQILTEIERRIALEIDEDMVAESSEERTAILYKLLDKILGSNRTLKVGSETITFDEQTYARLKYEVYCEKVGLSLLEPMIRDTYIEDIHCSGIGPIFISHKIFGTVESTVRFNDMDEVDRFVIRLSEFVGKPVSHQNPIVDATLPDGSRLNIVFGEDISRRGSNFTIRKFSYRPLSIIELIKFGTMSSLVAAYLWILLSEKMSVWICGETASGKTTTLSAITAFIPPSAKIVSIEEVPEVHVPHQNWIREVVRETSNAASEERGAVSMFQLLKAALRQRPTYIIVGEIRGVEGNIAFQAMQTGHPVLATFHAASVAKLIQRLTNYPINIPKTHVDYLNAAVFQSAVHDPETGKYKRRVISINEILGYEPADKQFNFVEVFSWNPSQDDFIFRGLGTSYLLDSKIAIMRGLSGYEIRRIYEELQMRARILEFMLMLGITDYWEVWKNLKWIYGVGIEKAYHRYRRMCMMKYGPRVEELVKVRIV